TAGTTTGACTTAGTTTAtgtctttaatttctttttgtaactattatattatttttttaattatacttaCACTTgaacattatattttttaattaatagaagATTTTTGAAATGTTGATTGAATTTAATCAAATTCACTTAATAGTGACTTACCCATTCGAATTGAATTGagtttgatataaaaaataaaagatccATGAATActcatatcaaatatattattatacgaatcaaattaaataaaaattgtaagtattaaaataatttaaacaataatcGAAAGTTTATAGTAAAATCCAATTTTTACTGATCTGAATTTTGCTAAGCTAAATTCTAAtatgtttgaatatttttttgcaattattttttatatgtcacaatattgatttcattgaacaaatttttaaattcatctcAAATAACTTGTTAAACGGTTTGAGAACCACTAATCTACTAGTCACTTTATTCCCTTTTTAATATGTCACAgcattaatattttagttacatttttttccCTATCTATAGAGACAACCATCTTCAATTAAATGTAGCATTATATAACAATTTAACTTGttcatttcaaatatattttatatgtttaaataattattcacagtgaattaataaaatctacacgcttaaatatttgtttacataaatttaattatataaaaaacttGAAATGTTAAAATTCTTGTACACGTCTTACAAAAGGACAAAAAGTGGCAACTGGATTTATTATCACTTCAACAAAATCCCTTTTCCAGTTCTTTTAGCCAGGTTGCTAAACCATCCCTAtacttaactaaaataattgatattaaattaatagtttAGTCTTTAAAAACCTAGTTTTTGGaggtaattttaaaaatgatatgaaattcttaatattttcttaaataaataaaggagaTACTAAATTCTACAATGCATTTTCAGATTTGACAGGTTATAAATTGATAAGTGAgttgattaaatttaatttgcgTCAGAAAAAAATGATGGttcagaaaataataaaaggcGCCAATGTGGGTGATATTATAATTAGGTGAAAACATAAGAATCAAAGAACCGGTCTACTTCCAAACTACACGTTATTTACTATACTACCCTTCATGCTGACACGCGTTTTCCTTGTAACCACGCGCTGCGCGTAACTTCCCTCCCACACGCTGGAAACGCCagtttggcttctatccacgTCATCAATGTGGACCCCATCCACTGTCAAACCCTAAATGCACAACACATTCACCTCAAATGCACTTCAAACTCAAATCCAAATCAAAACACGGGCCTCCTCCATCTACCGGTCCAGAATGCAACACGTGGAAGAATCAAGAAATCATCACCCTCCGTGCCAGATCTTGCGGTCAGCTTTCGGGACAGCTGAGAAAACGACGCCATCCGTTAGATCATGAATCAAGAATGAATCAACGGTAGATGGAGCTTCCCGAAGCACCCACGGGCAGATCTCATTGCCTTTAAGAAGCGGCTCTTGCCCCTTTCATTCCTCGCACAGATTAGGGTAACCCGAGCTACAAACCCTAAACGCTACGTCTAAAGTTTTCCGGCCTTCTCTTTCAAATCGGTCTCTCCGCCGGCGGCGCGTAAGGGTTTCCGAGAGCGCGTGAGGGTACAGTTCGCGCGTGATTTCCAGTTCACCGCTGACCTATGCGTTGTTCGACCCGCATTGGAGAGTTCACGCCGGAGAGACGGTGGAATCTCACCGGACGGCCGTGATTTCGCACCTCTATGGCTTCCGCCGTCCTTGCTAACCGGAACGAACCGAATTGGCCACAGCATAGAGGCGGTGGAGCTGGATTCATGGGAAAAGTACCTTTctctaaccctaaccctaattccAATCCTAAATTAGCGAATAGCAAAAGGACCCAATCGGCGTCCGACGATGCTTCCTCTATCAACAGGAGATCGAACGACGCTGGCGTAAGTCACTCTCAATACGTGTGCTTCAGCATCTCTACGTGCACAAAGAAGGAGCTCAACGACATAAAAAATCGCCTTGTGTCGGAGCTTGAACAGGTTCGTAAGTGCAGAAATCGAATCGAATCCGGCGAGTTACAGCCCGGGCAGAGCTCCAACGGTCACCCGAAGAAACCGTCAAGCAAAAAGGTTTCCGGCAACAAACGACCCTTACCGTTGAATTCCGTGAAGGAATTGAAACGGTCGCATTCGGAAGTTGGGAACTCAATGAAGGTTTGCTCGCAGATTTTGCAGAAGCTGATGAAACACAAACATGGGTGGATCTTCAATGTTCCTGTTGATGTTGTCGGAATGGGTCTCCACGATTACTATGATATAATTAAGCAACCTATGGATCTTGGTACTGTGAAGTCGAATCTCTCTAAGAACGTGTACTCCACGCCTGCGGATTTCGCTTCTGATGTGAGGTTAACATTCAACAATGCACTGACTTATAACCCCAAGGGTCATGATGTATACGCCATGGCGGAGCAGCTTCTGGCAAGGTTCGAGGAGCTGTATCGGCCGATGCGCGACAAATCTGAAGGTTGGATTAGACAAGATCAAGATTACGACGAGGAATTGCAGGCTAGTTCTTGGAGCCACGTTGAGCCGGAAAGggtgaaaaagaaggagaatCCTATTCCTCCTCCGAAATTGCAACAAGAGCCTCCCCAACCCCCTGCAAGTTCATCAAACCCTCCATTGGTGCAGTCTCCTGTGCGCACGCCATCTCCAATGCGAGCCCCTCCTGTGAAGCCTTTGAAACAACCGAAGCCGAAGGCTAAGGATCCCAACAAGAGAGAGATGAGTCTGGAGGAGAAACACAAATTGGGGTTAGGGTTGCAGAGTTTGCCAGCGGAGAAAATGGAACAGGTGGTGCAGATCATAAGGAGGAGGAACGGGCATTTGAAGCAGGATGGGGATGAGATCGAGCTAGATATTGAGGCTGTTGACACAGAGACCCTCTGGGAACTTGATCggttagtgactaattataagAAGATGGTTAGCAAGATTAAGAGGCAGGCATTGATGGGAAATATTAACAACAACAATGAGCAGTCTAGCAGAGGGAATGGGGTAAATTATCTACCTAATTTTTGCTTAATGGGTTTGCGTAATTGCCTAGCATTGACGATAGGGTTGAACGGGATATTAACTCTGTTGATTTTTATACCATTCAAATGACAGGAATTGGCTGCTAGCGAGAAGGTTGATGGGGGTGCAGTTGAGGTGAAGAAGCCGAAGAAAGTAGAAGCTGGGGATGAGGATATTGACATTGGAGACGAGATGCCAATGAGTATGTTTCCCCCTGTGGAGAttgagaaagataaagatgttGCTGGAGGGCATGCAAGTAGTAGTTCTAGTAGCTCTGGCAGTTCAAGCAGTGATTCGTCATCGTCAAGTGGTATTCACTTGTTCTCAATATAGCATTTGGTTTGCATTTGAAAGTATTTCTTCGAAGAAAAAATGCTAATGTTTGATGGTGTTATTACAGATTCGGATTCAGGGAGTTCCTCGGGGAGCGATTCTGAAGCAGACAATGGGCATTTGTAGCAGTCCACTCCTTGTGATTTTGGAACTTATGATCAAACTGATCTTGTGGGGTAGGCGGATAAAGAAAATGGTTGCTTTATTTGCTTCCTCTGAGGGCTCGCTTTATTCCATGTTGTGTTATTTTCTCAAGTTATGGAATGTTAGGCTAAATTtgtgattatctttattttcagGGATTGTGACTGTTGTTTGTTGGTTCGTTTTGGTAACGGTTGGATTGTGGCGCCGACCACTTGCCCCAGGATTTGTGGTGTCATAGTTGTACAAATGATTTCGAAACCCCAGTAATCGTCAAGACAATCTGTAGGCCAGAAAGTAGGCTTAAGTGTGGTGAAAATTCTAGGATAGAATCGTTAAAAATTAGGAATAGAGATCCGAGAGAATTAGTGTTTTTTGAGTTTACCTTGTACACATTACAACAGTAAATAGAATGGAACAAcctcttttgaaaaaaaaggctttatttttgtgtattgtgctttttaaattttcgtaAATTGGTCTAAAGGAATTTTGGGATAACTCGTTTTTTGTATTTAATGTGACAAGCACAACATGCTTGATCGCTTAATCACCCAAGgaacatttataaaaaactgGGATGGAaactaattgaataatttaaactGAAATGGGATGATATCACAACGACTAAGCCGTATAATTTGTGTCTGCGATGGAAGGACCCAGAGAATTAGAAATCTAGTACCACCGCCCTAGGTaaggtaataataataataatagtaaggAAAAAAGGAGATTAATTGATGCCAAATTCTTAACGAAAAAATTACTCAATGCAGAACAAACACACTTCAACGAACTTGGGAGGACAAAACTTCCTTTGAATTTAATGCTCGAGAGagacaataaaatttaaaacgaTAACTCTTTCACCAGATCATAAAGTTTACAAAATCAATAGTATAATGTCCAAAAGaccaacaattataaaaaaaataacatcttTTTAACTAAAAGTTCTACCAAAAATTCTCACTGCAAACACCTCAAGGGTATTCGTAGCACCGTCTTCACCATACAAGTCGAGCAGAATGAATTAAGTATCTCCTGAACGGCACTGTCTTTtccttgttttttcttcttctgtggAGTGTGGTAACACAGCAATCTAaattgtgatgttttatttttccagcTTCTTCAAAGTAATGAATTGGTCACCAAGTTGAGCCGCAAGGGCAGCTTCGGTATCAGGTGCCAAAGCTTTAAAATAATGCTTGGTGAGGTTAAGCTTAGACAGGATCTCCAAAGCCTTGACATAAAACTTTTGTACCTCGCTCCGCCTTGCCGCTTTACTTGGCAAATTAGTTGCTAATTCTTTCATTAAATGAGAAAGTTTATCCAAACTGTTTTTAAGAATCTTTTTCGATGCATTCTGTTCATCACTGTTGCCTGACGTCAGCGACTTCATTATTTCCATTACCAAATCAAGAGCCTCCACTCGTCGAAAATCTGACTTGGCACTTCCACACCTCTCCAAAATAAAGCCAAATACAGCATGTCCAATCCATGGTCGTCTTCgaaatatttctttcaaaaaCCCAGATTTGATTTGAGatttcttattttcaaaataccCCACTAATACGTCGCGGAAAATTTGAATAATCTTCTCCAATTCAGACTGAGAGAAATTT
This portion of the Vigna unguiculata cultivar IT97K-499-35 chromosome 6, ASM411807v1, whole genome shotgun sequence genome encodes:
- the LOC114186929 gene encoding transcription factor GTE7-like translates to MASAVLANRNEPNWPQHRGGGAGFMGKVPFSNPNPNSNPKLANSKRTQSASDDASSINRRSNDAGVSHSQYVCFSISTCTKKELNDIKNRLVSELEQVRKCRNRIESGELQPGQSSNGHPKKPSSKKVSGNKRPLPLNSVKELKRSHSEVGNSMKVCSQILQKLMKHKHGWIFNVPVDVVGMGLHDYYDIIKQPMDLGTVKSNLSKNVYSTPADFASDVRLTFNNALTYNPKGHDVYAMAEQLLARFEELYRPMRDKSEGWIRQDQDYDEELQASSWSHVEPERVKKKENPIPPPKLQQEPPQPPASSSNPPLVQSPVRTPSPMRAPPVKPLKQPKPKAKDPNKREMSLEEKHKLGLGLQSLPAEKMEQVVQIIRRRNGHLKQDGDEIELDIEAVDTETLWELDRLVTNYKKMVSKIKRQALMGNINNNNEQSSRGNGELAASEKVDGGAVEVKKPKKVEAGDEDIDIGDEMPMSMFPPVEIEKDKDVAGGHASSSSSSSGSSSSDSSSSSDSDSGSSSGSDSEADNGHL